Below is a genomic region from Methanosphaera sp. ISO3-F5.
TCCATACTATTAAGTCTATTTTAAACATTAACAAATTCTTCAAGTTTTTCATAAACTTCTGGGTTTCCATACTATTAAGTATATTTTAAACATATTTAACTGGAAACATTGGAACTATGAAAACGGGTTGTTTCCATACTATTAAATATATAAACTAGGTAGTAATTGTTCATTTTTCTTCATCCTCACAGTTTCTATACTATTAAGTCTATTTAGGGGTCTAGAAAATTAATATTTTTTTACGACCTAAAAACGCTGATTTTTTAGTATTAAACATTTAATTAATCTTGGTTAAAAATAATACATTTGATTTTTACTTGGATTTTTATGAAAGGTTTTTATTATCGAAATATTTAAATAAAACCTTTAATAAACATATTAATAGTGATTCAAAATGTTATTAGGTTTAAATTTCGATAATTCCAACCCATATACTAGTTTGTTAGAAGAAATATTTAATATTATTGATTCTAGAAGAATCCAACAAATAATAGCTTCAAATGGTATAAAACCATTGAATAAGTTTAATTTTACTTTAAAAGTTATTTTTATTAGTCAATTTTTTAATTTAAAGGTTTCATACATCATTGATGAAATAAATAGGAAACCCGAAGTCAAATCTTTTTTTAATATTAAAAATATGTTATCAGTTTCTCAGGTTACAGAACTGATTGGACGTTTTTCTGCCCAAACAATAGAAAAAACTATCAATACAATACTCAGATATCTTAATAGAAATAATAGAGTTCAATCACATACTTATTTACTTGATACAACTCCATTGGATGTTGATTATAATTTTGATAGTAAGAAGATTTCCAAGAAAAATCTTGAAAATAAAGATCCAAAATGAGGTCATGGAACAAGTATTGGCTTCTATATAGGCTTTAAAGGAACTTTTGTACTATATTACAATACCATGATGCCTGTTTTATTCATAATACACCCAGGTTCACCCCCCCCGACAGTCAAATATTCCTAAAAATACTAGAACAAATGAAAAAACACCACCTATTACACCACAATGATAAAATACTAGCTGATAGAGGATATTATAATTATGAAAACTATGAAATAGGCTTAAAAAAATACCACATACAACCATTAATCCTCACTAAATCCAATTCCAACATAGAAAAACTAAACAACGCATTAACCAGTCCATTAGAATATTTCAGACAAAACAAAAAAGATAAAGAAAATAAAAGTAAATTCATAAAATTACAAACTCATTTTGAAAAACATAATCAAAAGAAAAAGAATTAAATATGTAAGAAGCCATATCGAAGACTTTTTTAAATTCCTTAAAGAAGGACTAAATTTAAAACATTTCCACAAATATACAACAGAATCCGTTAAAAAAACAACATTACTAACTGTATTATTAGCATCCTTAATAATTAATCAAGGATACACAACAAAAACAGACTTACAAATGCTTTCTGAAGGACGAATAATCTAGACCCCTAAAGTCTATTTTAAACACGTTTCAAATCATTATACTCCTCACGTTTACTATGAGTTTCCATACTATTAAGTCTATTTTAAACTCCATCCTTTAATCTTAGGATGTCCACTCGTATCTGGTTTCCATACTATTAAGTCTATTTTAAACAAGCATTGAGGTATGAGTTTATATATTAAAAAAGAGTTGTTTCCATACTATTAAGTCTATTTTAAACATTGTACTGAGTTTGTGAGTATAGGGTATTCATGAGTAGTTTCCATACTATTAAGTCTATTTTAAACTCAAGTTCCACACCCATATTTATAAGGATCTCCTTGTTTCCATACTATTAAGTCTATTTTAAACTTTTCTTGCCGGATTTGATTTCTCTTATGTTTTCTGGGTTTCCATACTATTAAGTCTATTTTAAACACATATCTTCATCAACATTATACCCTACATCTAGGGTTTCCATACTATTAAGTCTATTTTAAACTCCGTTTTCTTTCATATATTCAACGCTTTTATTATGGTTTCCATACTATTAAGTCTATTTTAAACTGAATGTACAACATTATATTGCAATACAGATTAAGAAGTTTCCATACTATTAAGTCTATTTTAAACCCTATAATTTCATATGTAAAAGGTTTTATTTCAAATTCGTTTCCATACTATTAAGTCTATTTTAAACAACATACACACCAACCAAAAACAAGTAGTGGGAGGGGTTTCCATACTATTAAGTCTATTTTAAACAAAAAATATTTGGAAGGGGTGTAAGTGACATAAAAGCGTTTCCATACTATTAAGTCTATTTTAAACAAGAGAAATATCCTGATTGGAGGGAATGGAATAAAAAATGTTTCCATACTATTAAGTCTATTTTAAACATTACTCTTGTTATCTTAAATTCTTTTTGAACTGAATTGGTCGTTTCCATACTATTAAGTCTATTTTAAACGCATTAATGAAGTCTGTTACGAAACCGGCTGCTTGTCCACGTTTCCATACTATTAAGTCTATTTTAAACCTCATATACTACATCTCCCACATATAATTTTATCTGTTGTTTCCATACTATTAAGTCTATTTTAAACAGGATACGATTTAATCAGTTTCAGGAAACACTTCTTCGTTTCCATACTATTAAGTCTATTTTAAACTCCTTGTGAACACTTTCATAGCAGGGTGGGAATGGCTGTTTCCATACTATTAAGTCTATTTTAAACCAGTTGCAGATGAATTTAACAAGATTAAAGAGAAGAGTTTCCATACTATTAAGTCTATTTTAAACTTATGATCTTTAAATGTATTACTTAGTTCATCAATCTGTTTCCATACTATTAAGTCTATTTTAAACCTGGTATAGTTGAAGTGTTTAGCAGATATGATAAACAGTTTCCATACTATTAAGTCTATTTTAAACATCATATAAATTGTCTACAGCATCACAAACAGTGTTGTTTCCATACTATTAAGTCTATTTTAAACGGGGTTACGCCTCCTTATAAAACAGTTACACGAACTTAGTTTCCATACTATTAAGTCTATTTTAAACAAAATATACAGCATCAAAACAAAAAATTATTTTTTGAGTTTCCATACTATTAAGTCTATTTTAAACAACATATATAGTAATAGAAAGTGGCACACTGCCCTACCGTTTCCATACTATTAAGTCTATTTTAAACAAAAATTGGGTGTCGGGGATGCATATATTACAATGTGCGTTTCCATACTATTAAGTCTATTTTAAACACTTTGTTTTCAACGAGTGCTTTTATTTCTGCATCTGTGTTTCCATACTATTAAGTCTATTTTAAACTTTTGGTTTTGATTTGTCTGATAATTATACTGTTACGTTTCCATACTATTAAGTCTATTTTAAACCCTGGTTCGATTCCAGGCAACCCCTAATCTACCATTTGGTTTCCATACTATTAAGTCTATTTTAAACACTAGAAAAAATAAGGAGATGATGCGATATGAACCAACCAAGTTTCCATACTATTAAGTCTATTTTAAACTCACACTTGCGGCATCGTTACCCTCTTGTTCTATTTCCTCAAGTTTCCATACTATTAAGTCTATTTTAAACACATTCGGATACCAGTGACATTCAATGGTAGGTTCGGTTTCCATACTATTAAGTCTATTTTAAACGAAATCTTTAAGAGCGGCGGTTCCTTTTCCATTGAGGTTTCCATACTATTAAGTCTATTTTAAACACACATGGATTGATGTCCCTGCAGGACAATTGGCAAGGTTTCCATACTATTAAGTCTATTTTAAACTTTCCTGCTTCATTACTTGCACCAGTACTCATACCACGTTTCCATACTATTAAGTCTATTTTAAACATAATAGACCGTGAAAACGGTAAACTAAGAAAAAGGAGTTTCCATACTATTAAGTCTATTTTAAACACTAAACCGCTCCGGCCTTTAAAATGCTTTCTTAATGGTTTCCATACTATTAAGTCTATTTTAAACTTGTAATGTTTTTATTCAAATCATAATGTTTGGTGGTGTTTCCATACTATTAAGTCTATTTTAAACTTGTATTTCAATGTAAAGGGAATGGTAGTCAAGGTCAGTTTCCATACTATTAAGTCTATTTTAAACTTGACTTACTGTATTTGCAATATTCTTTACAGCACTACTGTTTCCATACTATTAAGTCTATTTTAAACAGCAGGTATTGACATGATGGCAAGAGCAACTACGAGGTTTCCATACTATTAAGTCTATTTTAAACACAATAACAGACACAGACATAGACATCGACGGAAACAGTTTCCATACTATTAAGTCTATTTTAAACAAGACAACTACAATGTACTAACCAACAATGCAGAAAAGTTTCCATACTATTAAGTCTATTTTAAACATTATATAGATTGTCTGCAGCCTCGCAAACTGTATCGTTTCCATACTATTAAGTCTATTTTAAACCTCACAGGATTCCAACAAGACTGTGCCACAAGCCTCATAGGTTTCCATACTATTAAGTCTATTTTAAACCGCAATACTGAAGATGATGACACGTATCGTAAACGATGTTTCCATACTATTAAGTCTATTTTAAACTATTGTAGGTGCACTTTTAGTGTGAGCTGTAAGAGAGTTTCCATACTATTAAGTCTATTTTAAACAAATCCACTTCCAGTATTAGCACTATTAGTCCTTCCTTTGTTTCCATACTATTAAGTCTATTTTAAACTCTACAGCTTCGTCATCATCATTTAATACTCTTACTCTGTTTCCATACTATTAAGTCTATTTTAAACAGTTACCCACCTGCCAATAAGGATTCATGAGGGCTTGTTTCCATACTATTAAGTCTATTTTAAACAGTAGAGAAACTAGTCATATACGAAGATGGCACTAGGTTTCCATACTATTAAGTCTATTTTAAACATCATTGTATCCTGTGTCAATAGTGAAATAATTAATAGTTTCCATACTATTAAGTCTATTTTAAACTGGTGTATTTGTACCCTGTGTTTCAAGTGGTATTCCGTTTCCATACTATTAAGTCTATTTTAAACTAGGAATGTTCTGGTTACTTGTTCAGGTTGTCCTTGTTTCCATACTATTAAGTCTATTTTAAACTACAGGAAACAATACAAAGCATCTTGGATAATGATCGTTTCCATACTATTAAGTCTATTTTAAACGTTAATGACTGTGACAATTGACCAAATAATGTATAGTTTCCATACTATTAAGTCTATTTTAAACACCGTAAATTAACGT
It encodes:
- a CDS encoding transposase: MFLKILEQMKKHHLLHHNDKILADRGYYNYENYEIGLKKYHIQPLILTKSNSNIEKLNNALTSPLEYFRQNKKDKENKSKFIKLQTHFEKHNQKKKN